The Desulfohalovibrio reitneri genome contains a region encoding:
- a CDS encoding MlaC/ttg2D family ABC transporter substrate-binding protein: MNPNPGQYRMKRITRRPTLLPLFALLASLCLAAPVSAGEPMDVVQKAMDKTLSILTNPDYSDSEQRSRIKDVADEYFDYVELSRRTLARHWNRLDMEQKKEFVHLYRDLLAKTYLDNITGYSDETVVYGREIPLDDDQTEVRTTIRTASKDVPVFYRLINRKGDWKVYDIKVEGVSLVQNYRSQFNDILVDKSPDEMLADLRRKIAKDKAEAQ; encoded by the coding sequence ATGAACCCCAACCCGGGCCAGTACCGCATGAAACGCATCACCCGTCGCCCAACTCTTTTGCCTCTGTTCGCCCTGCTGGCGTCCCTTTGCCTCGCCGCCCCCGTCAGCGCGGGCGAACCCATGGACGTGGTCCAAAAGGCCATGGACAAGACCCTGTCCATCCTGACCAACCCCGACTACTCCGACAGCGAGCAGCGCAGCCGCATCAAGGACGTGGCGGACGAGTATTTCGATTACGTGGAGCTTTCCCGCCGCACCCTGGCCAGGCACTGGAACCGCCTGGACATGGAGCAGAAGAAGGAGTTCGTCCACCTCTACCGCGACCTGCTGGCCAAGACCTACCTGGACAACATCACCGGCTATTCCGACGAGACCGTGGTCTACGGCCGGGAGATTCCCCTGGACGACGACCAGACCGAGGTGCGCACCACCATCCGCACCGCCTCCAAGGACGTCCCGGTCTTCTATCGCCTCATCAACCGCAAGGGCGACTGGAAGGTCTACGACATCAAGGTCGAGGGCGTCAGCCTGGTGCAGAACTACCGCTCCCAGTTCAACGACATCCTGGTGGACAAGAGCCCTGACGAAATGCTGGCCGACCTGCGCCGGAAGATAGCCAAGGACAAGGCGGAGGCCCAATGA
- the mlaD gene encoding outer membrane lipid asymmetry maintenance protein MlaD, with translation MNKSSVETAVGVFVLICLLCVGYLTVRLGQMQLMGGDTYTVQARFTSVAGLKEGSSVELAGVQIGQVRDISLNQDYYLAEVVMSVDNEVKLSQDSIVSVKTQGLIGDKYLNISPGGSPDFVEPGGTLTETESAVDIEGLISKYAFGSVEE, from the coding sequence ATGAACAAATCGAGCGTGGAAACCGCCGTGGGGGTCTTCGTGCTCATCTGCCTGCTCTGTGTGGGGTACCTCACGGTCAGGCTGGGGCAGATGCAGCTCATGGGCGGAGACACCTACACCGTACAGGCGCGGTTCACCTCGGTGGCCGGGCTCAAGGAGGGCAGCTCCGTGGAGCTTGCCGGGGTGCAAATCGGACAGGTCAGAGACATCAGCCTCAACCAGGACTACTACTTGGCCGAGGTGGTCATGAGTGTGGACAACGAGGTCAAGCTCAGTCAGGATTCAATCGTCTCTGTCAAGACCCAGGGCCTCATCGGGGACAAGTACCTCAATATTTCCCCCGGCGGCTCCCCGGATTTCGTGGAGCCCGGAGGGACCCTCACCGAGACCGAGTCCGCCGTGGACATCGAGGGCCTTATCAGCAAGTACGCCTTCGGCAGCGTGGAAGAATGA
- a CDS encoding ATP-binding cassette domain-containing protein, producing MAEPLIQFKGLTKSFGSNPVLDRVDLRMYQGEVTSIIGKSGVGKSVMIKHIVGLLEPDGGEILFKGRDIRSMDSAERHDFKSRVSYMFQNNALFDSMTVFENIALPLREKTKMAKGEIEKKVGDMIATLELGEVGGKYPSQLSGGMQKRVALARALIKNPEIVLFDEPTTGLDPLRKNAVLAMVARYQRQFGFTAIMVSHDVPDVFYVSNRIAILDQGRILFEGSPLELERSGNEVAAEFMGSLESLENELLGMEDKPRLADRFKEKADEWGLDCSLLYARVEGMAELRRTAGELAAHRLLDRILDAVRRRAGDRFLAGRWGADELVCLLPGDTADGVIEAMPDELAAEEIFSGRHALAECASFRVLAGAAARAGDEPVGKLVERAAGDLREVAGEDCAKEDAT from the coding sequence ATGGCCGAGCCACTCATCCAGTTCAAGGGACTCACCAAGAGCTTTGGGAGCAATCCCGTCCTCGATAGGGTGGACCTGCGCATGTACCAGGGCGAGGTCACCTCCATCATCGGCAAGTCCGGCGTTGGCAAAAGCGTCATGATCAAGCACATCGTGGGGCTTCTGGAGCCGGACGGCGGCGAGATCCTTTTCAAGGGCCGCGACATCCGCTCCATGGACTCGGCCGAGCGGCACGACTTCAAGAGCCGCGTCAGCTACATGTTCCAGAACAACGCCCTGTTCGACTCCATGACCGTCTTCGAGAACATCGCCCTGCCCCTGCGCGAAAAGACGAAGATGGCCAAGGGGGAGATCGAAAAGAAGGTCGGGGACATGATCGCCACCCTGGAGCTGGGCGAAGTGGGGGGGAAATATCCCTCCCAGCTCTCCGGGGGCATGCAGAAGCGCGTGGCTCTGGCCCGGGCCCTCATCAAGAACCCGGAGATCGTGCTTTTCGACGAGCCCACCACCGGGCTGGACCCCCTGCGCAAGAACGCCGTGCTGGCCATGGTGGCCCGCTACCAGCGGCAGTTCGGCTTCACCGCCATCATGGTCAGCCACGACGTGCCCGACGTCTTCTACGTCTCCAACCGCATCGCCATCCTGGACCAGGGCCGCATCCTCTTCGAGGGCTCGCCCCTGGAGCTGGAGCGCAGCGGCAACGAGGTGGCGGCCGAATTCATGGGCTCGCTCGAGAGCCTGGAGAACGAGCTTTTGGGCATGGAGGACAAGCCCAGGCTGGCCGACCGCTTCAAGGAGAAGGCTGACGAGTGGGGGCTGGACTGCTCTCTGCTTTACGCGCGGGTGGAGGGTATGGCCGAACTGCGGCGCACCGCAGGTGAACTGGCAGCCCACCGCCTGCTTGACAGGATTCTCGATGCCGTGCGCCGCCGGGCGGGGGACCGGTTCCTGGCCGGGCGCTGGGGGGCGGACGAACTTGTCTGCCTGCTGCCCGGGGACACGGCGGACGGTGTTATTGAAGCGATGCCGGACGAGCTCGCCGCGGAGGAGATTTTCAGCGGCCGTCACGCCCTGGCCGAGTGCGCGTCTTTCCGGGTTCTGGCCGGGGCCGCCGCCCGCGCCGGGGACGAGCCGGTGGGGAAGCTGGTTGAGCGCGCGGCCGGCGACCTGCGCGAGGTCGCGGGGGAGGATTGCGCAAAGGAGGATGCGACATGA